In Zingiber officinale cultivar Zhangliang chromosome 3B, Zo_v1.1, whole genome shotgun sequence, a single window of DNA contains:
- the LOC122055377 gene encoding polyadenylate-binding protein-interacting protein 11-like, translated as MAIVETKKGDDLLAAGSASTSVDAGGAPELRGPKDLEATEPRSYRDASADAFLSSSKDVISSAGPRPNGVATRDEEFKREMRDLEELLSKLNPMAQEFVPSSLTVTRNSFGAGGVFYAKGLGVGDGVGNGDQRKKNGYGHGRRRMTSRTSMAQQDEVIRRTVYVSDIDHQVTEEQLATLFIHCGQVVDCRMCGDPKSVLRFAFIEFTDEEGAQAALSLSGTVLGFYPVRVLPSKTAIAPVNPTFLPRSDNEREMCSRTVYCTNIDKKVSQADIKLFFESICGEVYRLRLLGDYHHSTRIAFVEFVMAESATAALNCSGVVLGSLPIRVSPSKTPVRPRAPRPPMH; from the exons ATGGCCATCGTGGAGACCAAGAAGGGCGATGATCTACTGGCGGCTGGGAGCGCTTCCACCTCCGTCGACGCCGGCGGAGCGCCGGAGCTGCGCGGTCCCAAGGATCTGGAAGCGACCGAGCCACGCAGCTACCGTGACGCCTCTGCAGACGCCTTTCTCTCGAGTTCCAAGGATGTGATTTCGTCCGCGGGACCGAGGCCTAACGGCGTCGCTACCAGAGACGAGGAGTTTAAGCGGGAGATGCGGGACCTGGAGGAGCTTCTGTCGAAGCTGAATCCGATGGCGCAAGAGTTCGTACCCTCGTCACTCACGGTGACGAGGAATAGTTTCGGCGCCGGCGGAGTTTTTTATGCGAAAGGCTTAGGGGTCGGCGATGGAGTTGGGAATGGTGACCAACGG AAAAAGAATGGATACGGTCATGGGAGACGTCGGATGACTAGCCGGACTAGTATGGCACAGCAAGACGAAGTGATTAGAAGAACTGTGTATGTCTCGGACATCGATCATCAG GTTACTGAAGAACAGCTAGCTACACTTTTCATTCATTGTGGGCAG GTTGTTGATTGTCGCATGTGTGGGGACCCAAAATCAGTTCTTCGTTTTGCTTTCATAGAGTTCACTGATGAGG AGGGTGCGCAAGCTGCTTTAAGTCTGTCAGGGACTGTTCTTGGATTTTATCCCGTAAGAGTGCTTCCTTCAAAAACTGCAATTGCACCTGTCAACCCAACATTTTTGCCCCGG TCTGACAATGAGCGTGAGATGTGTTCAAGGACTGTCTACTGTACAAATATTGACAAGAAG GTGTCTCAGGCAGACATTAAACTCTTCTTTGAGTCTATTTGTGGAGAG GTTTATCGCTTAAGACTTCTTGGAGATTACCATCATTCTACAAGGATTGCGTTTGTTGAATTTGTGATG GCTGAGAGTGCTACTGCTGCGCTGAACTGTAGTGGTGTTGTTTTAGGATCCTTACCCATAAG GGTCAGCCCGTCGAAGACCCCAGTGCGTCCACGGGCACCTCGCCCACCGATGCATTGA
- the LOC121967934 gene encoding protein cornichon homolog 4-like, producing the protein MVIGEVIVYFWLTAFFLLVALIVLVIYQLMCLADLEFDHINPYDSASQINKVIYPEFGLQGFLCLLFLFSGNWWMVLLSVPYLYYNARLYQRRQHLIDVTEIFNQLNQEKKRRLFKLINLVILLFLSLFWMIYSILEDDE; encoded by the exons ATGGTG ATAGGGGAGGTAATTGTGTACTTCTGGCTCACCGCCTTCTTCCTCCTCGTCGCCCTCATCGTTCTCGTCATCTACCAG CTTATGTGTTTGGCCGACCTAGAATTTGATCATATCAATCCTTATGACTCAGCCTCACAAATAAATAAAGTGATATATCCAGAGTTTGGTTTGCAAGGATTTTTGTGCCTACTCTTTCTCTTCTCTGGAAATTGGTGGATGGTTTTGCTTTCTGTTCCATACCTTTACTACAATGCAAGATT GTACCAGAGGCGGCAACATCTGATAGACGTTACGGAGATCTTTAACCAGCTCAATCAAGAAAAGAAAAGACGCCTCTTCAAGCTCATCAACCTTGTTATCCTTCTCTTCCTGTCGTTATTCTG GATGATTTATAGCATATTGGAAGACGACGAATAG
- the LOC122055378 gene encoding ribose-phosphate pyrophosphokinase 4-like isoform X2, with the protein MARFRHRSPAHPPHRRREPEQNSGAVSSLDRSSVRRGLSGSCKGRFSGNQFKMGKGTDKQINLFYCTECEELARKVCDQSDAIQLRTISWRNFDDGFPNILINNAHDIRGQHVAFLACFSSPGVIFEQISAIFALPKLFIASFTLVLPFFPTGTFERMEEEGDVATAFTMARILSMIPKSRGGPTSIVIYDIHALQERFYFGDDVLPCFETGIPLLLKRLQELPDANNITIAFPDDGAWKRFHKQLLHFPMIVCAKVREGDKKIVRIKEGNPKGQHIVIVDDLVQSGGTLIECQKVLAAHGAEKVSAYVTHAVFPNRSWEKFLHNKFGSGNQFAHFWMTDSCPLTVKAIVDRPPFEVISLAGSIANALQI; encoded by the exons ATGGCTAGGTTTAGACATCGATCGCCTGCACACCCTCCGCACCGACGCCGAGAACCGGAGCAAAACAGTGGCGCCGTCTCTTCCCTCGATAGATCGTCGGTTCGCCGCGGCCTTTCCGGATCTTGTAAGGGAAG GTTTTCTGGCAATCAATTCAAGATGGGAAAGGGAACGGATAAGCAGATTAACCTCTTTTACTGCACGGAGTGCGAAGAGCTCGCGAGGAAGGTGTGCGATCAATCCGATGCCATTCAACTCCGTACCATCTCGTGGAG AAATTTTGATGATGGGTTTCCTAACATTCTCATCAATAATGCTCACGATATAAGAGGGCAGCATGTGGCCTTTTTAGCCTGTTTTAGCTCACCAGGAGTCATTTTTGAGCAAATATCTGCAATATTTGCATTGCCAAAGCTCTTTATTGCTTCTTTCACCTTGGTATTACCATTCTTCCCAACTGGTACCTTTGAGAGgatggaagaagaaggtgatgtTGCTACAGCTTTTACAATGGCACGCATTTTATCTATGATTCCCAAGTCTAGAGGCGGCCCAACAAGTATTGTCATCTACGATATACATGCTTTGCAG GAAAGATTCTATTTTGGAGATGATGTCTTGCCGTGCTTTGAGACTGGGATTCCGCTACTGCTGAAACGGCTACAGGAACTTCCCGACGCTAACaat ATTACAATAGCATTCCCTGATGACGGAGCATGGAAGAGGTTTCATAAACAGCTACTGCATTTCCCAATG ATTGTCTGTGCAAAGGTTCGCGAAGGTGACAAAAAAATAGTCCGAATCAAGGAAGGAAACCCAAAAGGTCAACATATCGTCATCGTCGATGATTTGGTACAATCCGGCGGCACACTTATCGAATGTCAG AAAGTTTTAGCTGCCCATGGAGCCGAAAAAGTGAGCGCTTATGTCACTCATGCTGTCTTCCCTAATCGatcatgggagaaatttttgcACAATAAATTCG GCTCAGGAAACCAGTTTGCTCATTTCTGGATGACAGATTCATGTCCTCTTACAGTGAAAGCCATTGTTGATAGGCCTCCGTTCGAGGTTATCAGCCTTGCTGGATCTATTGCCAATGCCttgcaaatttaa
- the LOC122055378 gene encoding ribose-phosphate pyrophosphokinase 4-like isoform X1, giving the protein MARFRHRSPAHPPHRRREPEQNSGAVSSLDRSSVRRGLSGSCKGRFSGNQFKMGKGTDKQINLFYCTECEELARKVCDQSDAIQLRTISWRNFDDGFPNILINNAHDIRGQHVAFLACFSSPGVIFEQISAIFALPKLFIASFTLVLPFFPTGTFERMEEEGDVATAFTMARILSMIPKSRGGPTSIVIYDIHALQERFYFGDDVLPCFETGIPLLLKRLQELPDANNITIAFPDDGAWKRFHKQLLHFPMIVCAKVREGDKKIVRIKEGNPKGQHIVIVDDLVQSGGTLIECQKVLAAHGAEKVSAYVTHAVFPNRSWEKFLHNKFEGSGNQFAHFWMTDSCPLTVKAIVDRPPFEVISLAGSIANALQI; this is encoded by the exons ATGGCTAGGTTTAGACATCGATCGCCTGCACACCCTCCGCACCGACGCCGAGAACCGGAGCAAAACAGTGGCGCCGTCTCTTCCCTCGATAGATCGTCGGTTCGCCGCGGCCTTTCCGGATCTTGTAAGGGAAG GTTTTCTGGCAATCAATTCAAGATGGGAAAGGGAACGGATAAGCAGATTAACCTCTTTTACTGCACGGAGTGCGAAGAGCTCGCGAGGAAGGTGTGCGATCAATCCGATGCCATTCAACTCCGTACCATCTCGTGGAG AAATTTTGATGATGGGTTTCCTAACATTCTCATCAATAATGCTCACGATATAAGAGGGCAGCATGTGGCCTTTTTAGCCTGTTTTAGCTCACCAGGAGTCATTTTTGAGCAAATATCTGCAATATTTGCATTGCCAAAGCTCTTTATTGCTTCTTTCACCTTGGTATTACCATTCTTCCCAACTGGTACCTTTGAGAGgatggaagaagaaggtgatgtTGCTACAGCTTTTACAATGGCACGCATTTTATCTATGATTCCCAAGTCTAGAGGCGGCCCAACAAGTATTGTCATCTACGATATACATGCTTTGCAG GAAAGATTCTATTTTGGAGATGATGTCTTGCCGTGCTTTGAGACTGGGATTCCGCTACTGCTGAAACGGCTACAGGAACTTCCCGACGCTAACaat ATTACAATAGCATTCCCTGATGACGGAGCATGGAAGAGGTTTCATAAACAGCTACTGCATTTCCCAATG ATTGTCTGTGCAAAGGTTCGCGAAGGTGACAAAAAAATAGTCCGAATCAAGGAAGGAAACCCAAAAGGTCAACATATCGTCATCGTCGATGATTTGGTACAATCCGGCGGCACACTTATCGAATGTCAG AAAGTTTTAGCTGCCCATGGAGCCGAAAAAGTGAGCGCTTATGTCACTCATGCTGTCTTCCCTAATCGatcatgggagaaatttttgcACAATAAATTCG AAGGCTCAGGAAACCAGTTTGCTCATTTCTGGATGACAGATTCATGTCCTCTTACAGTGAAAGCCATTGTTGATAGGCCTCCGTTCGAGGTTATCAGCCTTGCTGGATCTATTGCCAATGCCttgcaaatttaa
- the LOC122055379 gene encoding myosin-2-like isoform X2: MGAVVIRSSLEMMLDAIRQRDEQPKDLLLPALPLRPMSRGRLPTPRRLCVAHLKLGGSETGNLPNFVKLQGHVSCEVADTTKLLTVPSPTALVTDNTLDYSGKVLHGQDKVASLEDARNMNLQAILCVQKNYRAIRSQAHYQQLKKGAAILQSLVRGERTRQNFEVMMKKWKAAVIIQKHVKRWLTSNIYTGLRKDTITLQAVVRGERERHKFRVMIKRWSAAVIIQKHVKRWFTSNAYNGLRKDIVTLQAVVRGERARHNFEVMIKRWSAAIIIQKNVKQWLTSNAYTGLRKDIIILQAVIRGWLARKHFAVLKKQDESKFVHTLSEKREESKDTDGEHPWIYSSVVTELQCEMRKAAAALKEKEEGNVMFKKQLMEYEKIFSETTGHKQLTSTQTNLIIARKTSILEETLQHKLDVSKKDRFSESEDAGSVGAQTPGKLSAIPQKESESIHNAGLQHKKFDRGARVVDQGLLADMESWKEHQNPKPHLSSYKKELKMKIRKTKAALSKLINPDKKAFKRWCCIASPP; this comes from the exons ATGGGCGCTGTGGTCATTCGGAGTTCGCTGGAGATGATGCTGGACGCTATCAGGCAGAGGGATGAGCAGCCAAAAGATCTGCTGCTGCCGGCTTTGCCTCTCCGTCCGATGTCGAGGGGTCGCTTGCCcactccaagaaggctatgtgtgGCGCATCTTAAGCTCGGAGGCAGCGAAACTGGAAACTTGCCCAACTTTGTAAAATTACAAG GCCATGTAAGCTGTGAGGTTGCAGATACCACTAAATTGCTGACTGTTCCTTCGCCAACAGCACTTGTGACAGATAATACGCTTGATTACAGTGGAAAAGTTCTACATGGACAGGATAAG GTTGCAAGCCTAGAAGATGCAAGGAATATGAATTTGCAGGCGATTCTCTGTGTTCAAAAGAACTATCGTGCTATCCGTTCTCAGGCTCACTATCAACAGCTGAAGAAGGGAGCAGCCATACTACAATCAT TGGTACGAGGTGAAAGAACAAGGCAGAACTTTGAAGTCATGATGAAGAAATGGAAGGCTGCTGTTATTATTCAAAAGCATGTGAAGCGATGGCTCACTAGTAATATATATACTGGCCTGCGGAAGGATACTATAACATTGCAGGCTG TTGTACGAGGTGAAAGAGAAAGACACAAGTTCAGAGTCATGATAAAGAGATGGAGTGCTGCTGTAATTATCCAAAAACATGTTAAGCGGTGGTTCACGAGTAATGCATATAATGGCCTGCGAAAGGATATTGTCACTTTGCAGGCTG TTGTACGAGGTGAAAGAGCAAGGCACAACTTCGAAGTCATGATAAAAAGATGGAGTGCGGCTATCATTATCCAGAAAAATGTAAAGCAGTGGCTCACTAGTAATGCATATACTGGTCTGCGCAAGGATATTATCATTTTGCAGGCCG TTATTCGTGGTTGGTTGGCGAGGAAACATTTTGCTGTTTTAAAGAAACAGGATGAGTCAAAGTTTGTTCATACCCTTTCAGAGAAAAGGGAGGAGTCAAAG GATACTGATGGCGAACATCCATGGATTTATTCTTCCGTTGTGACTGAACTTCAGTGTGAGATGCGCAAAGCAGCAGCTGCactcaaagaaaaagaagaggggaATGTTATGTTTAAGAAACAGCTTATGGAGTACGAGAAAATATTCTCTGAGACGACCGGGCATAAACAGCTTACTTCAACTCAG ACGAATCTCATTATAGCAAGAAAAACCTCTATTCTCGAGGAAACATTGCAACATAAACTAGATGTGTCAAAAAAGGATCGCTTCTCTGAATCTGAAGATGCTGGTTCTGTTGGAGCTCAAACACCTGGGAAACTGTCTGCCATACCCCAAAAAGAGAGTGAGAGCATTCACAATGCAGGTCTGCAGCACAAGAAGTTCGATCGAGGAGCGAGAGTTGTCGACCAGGGGTTGCTCGCCGATATGGAGTCATGGAAAGaacatcaaaatccaaaaccccacTTGAGTTCGTACAAGAAAGAGTTGAAGATGAAAATAAGGAAAACTAAGGCTGCACTTTCTAAGCTAATAAATCCCGATAAGAAAGCATTCAAAAGATGGTGCTGCATTGCTAGTCCACCATGA
- the LOC122055379 gene encoding myosin-2-like isoform X1, whose product MGAVVIRSSLEMMLDAIRQRDEQPKDLLLPALPLRPMSRGRLPTPRRLCVAHLKLGGSETGNLPNFVKLQGKRDEQKWKVVLRTDTFGSEMISNMSELEESRCVAFPGHVSCEVADTTKLLTVPSPTALVTDNTLDYSGKVLHGQDKVASLEDARNMNLQAILCVQKNYRAIRSQAHYQQLKKGAAILQSLVRGERTRQNFEVMMKKWKAAVIIQKHVKRWLTSNIYTGLRKDTITLQAVVRGERERHKFRVMIKRWSAAVIIQKHVKRWFTSNAYNGLRKDIVTLQAVVRGERARHNFEVMIKRWSAAIIIQKNVKQWLTSNAYTGLRKDIIILQAVIRGWLARKHFAVLKKQDESKFVHTLSEKREESKDTDGEHPWIYSSVVTELQCEMRKAAAALKEKEEGNVMFKKQLMEYEKIFSETTGHKQLTSTQTNLIIARKTSILEETLQHKLDVSKKDRFSESEDAGSVGAQTPGKLSAIPQKESESIHNAGLQHKKFDRGARVVDQGLLADMESWKEHQNPKPHLSSYKKELKMKIRKTKAALSKLINPDKKAFKRWCCIASPP is encoded by the exons ATGGGCGCTGTGGTCATTCGGAGTTCGCTGGAGATGATGCTGGACGCTATCAGGCAGAGGGATGAGCAGCCAAAAGATCTGCTGCTGCCGGCTTTGCCTCTCCGTCCGATGTCGAGGGGTCGCTTGCCcactccaagaaggctatgtgtgGCGCATCTTAAGCTCGGAGGCAGCGAAACTGGAAACTTGCCCAACTTTGTAAAATTACAAGGCAAGAGAGATGAACAAAAATGGAAAGTAGTGCTTAGAACTGATACTTTTGGTAGTGAGATGATATCAAATATGTCTGAGCTGGAGGAATCACGGTGTGTTGCGTTTCCAGGCCATGTAAGCTGTGAGGTTGCAGATACCACTAAATTGCTGACTGTTCCTTCGCCAACAGCACTTGTGACAGATAATACGCTTGATTACAGTGGAAAAGTTCTACATGGACAGGATAAG GTTGCAAGCCTAGAAGATGCAAGGAATATGAATTTGCAGGCGATTCTCTGTGTTCAAAAGAACTATCGTGCTATCCGTTCTCAGGCTCACTATCAACAGCTGAAGAAGGGAGCAGCCATACTACAATCAT TGGTACGAGGTGAAAGAACAAGGCAGAACTTTGAAGTCATGATGAAGAAATGGAAGGCTGCTGTTATTATTCAAAAGCATGTGAAGCGATGGCTCACTAGTAATATATATACTGGCCTGCGGAAGGATACTATAACATTGCAGGCTG TTGTACGAGGTGAAAGAGAAAGACACAAGTTCAGAGTCATGATAAAGAGATGGAGTGCTGCTGTAATTATCCAAAAACATGTTAAGCGGTGGTTCACGAGTAATGCATATAATGGCCTGCGAAAGGATATTGTCACTTTGCAGGCTG TTGTACGAGGTGAAAGAGCAAGGCACAACTTCGAAGTCATGATAAAAAGATGGAGTGCGGCTATCATTATCCAGAAAAATGTAAAGCAGTGGCTCACTAGTAATGCATATACTGGTCTGCGCAAGGATATTATCATTTTGCAGGCCG TTATTCGTGGTTGGTTGGCGAGGAAACATTTTGCTGTTTTAAAGAAACAGGATGAGTCAAAGTTTGTTCATACCCTTTCAGAGAAAAGGGAGGAGTCAAAG GATACTGATGGCGAACATCCATGGATTTATTCTTCCGTTGTGACTGAACTTCAGTGTGAGATGCGCAAAGCAGCAGCTGCactcaaagaaaaagaagaggggaATGTTATGTTTAAGAAACAGCTTATGGAGTACGAGAAAATATTCTCTGAGACGACCGGGCATAAACAGCTTACTTCAACTCAG ACGAATCTCATTATAGCAAGAAAAACCTCTATTCTCGAGGAAACATTGCAACATAAACTAGATGTGTCAAAAAAGGATCGCTTCTCTGAATCTGAAGATGCTGGTTCTGTTGGAGCTCAAACACCTGGGAAACTGTCTGCCATACCCCAAAAAGAGAGTGAGAGCATTCACAATGCAGGTCTGCAGCACAAGAAGTTCGATCGAGGAGCGAGAGTTGTCGACCAGGGGTTGCTCGCCGATATGGAGTCATGGAAAGaacatcaaaatccaaaaccccacTTGAGTTCGTACAAGAAAGAGTTGAAGATGAAAATAAGGAAAACTAAGGCTGCACTTTCTAAGCTAATAAATCCCGATAAGAAAGCATTCAAAAGATGGTGCTGCATTGCTAGTCCACCATGA